From Ignavibacterium sp.:
TATTTACAAAAGGTTCAGATTTTGTCACTCCATTAAAATCCAGATTTACTTTTTGAACTGGACTACCATCCAGAAAAATTTTCTTTTCAATAAAACCTGGTTTTGAAATTCTTAATTCCTGAAAAGTTCCCGGAACTTTAATTGGAGTAAATCCAATTAGTGAGTCGTTTGAAAATACATAAGCGTCTTCAGGTATTGATTCTAAAAGTGTTTCGGATTTGAAAAAATAATTAATGATTTTTTGTTCACAGCCAGAAATTTCAATTGTATCCGAAAATGATTTTGAGTTCCATCTGTCACTTATCTCATCTGCTACGATTATATACTCACCATCCTGAAGTTCTAATTCAATTTTTCCGTTGTTTGAAACTAACGAATCATTCAAATAAATATTTGCTTCAGTTATATCAGAATTAATTTTCAGAACATTGTGACAATCCTGTGCAAGAATTGAAAAAATAGTGAGCATAAAAAACAAAATTATTTTAGTTAATAAATTCATACGCAGCAATAACTCCTTCATCATATCCGATTATAATTTTATTGTTGATAATTACCGGAGATAATTTAGCGCGATTATCCAATTCTACTTCTTTAAGCAATTCTCCGTTTGATTTATCAACAATCAATAATGATTTAAACAGATTTGGCACGAACAAATGATATTTAGTTACAACTGGTGTTGAATTAAAGTAACCTTTCATTTTTTTTGACCAAACAATTTTCCCATCATTTTTATCAATGCAATAAAACATTCTTTTCATATTTCCGAAGTAAATATTTTTCTCATCAACAGCCGGATTCATCAGTATTCTTCCATCAGTTTTGATTTTGAATTTTATATTGTAAGTATCAATATCTATAGCATAAAGATTTCCTTCATCATCACCGAGATAACATAAATTGTTATCTATTGAAGCGCCTGAAAAGAAACCTGATGTAATTTTTTCTCTATGAATAATTCCTCCTTGCTTTGAATCAACAACAATAAATTCACCAGCATCATTACCAAAAAATATTTTGTCTTTTTTCATTGCCGGTACAAAATGATTATTCTGATTTGTTTCGATTGACCAGAGTAATTTTGCTTCGTAATCATATTTATAAATTGTTCCATCTTCAGCAAAGAGATAAATTGCTTCATCATCTGAAAGCATTTGATTTGTAATCAGGTCTTCGATTTCTATTATGTACAAATCCTTTCCGGCAAAGTAATCATATACGATAAACTCTGTTAATTTCTTTCCATCTTTTACAAGTGGATAATAAATTCTTAATCTATAAAGTAACGGTGTTGAGAAAATTGCTCCTTTTGTTTTAAGAACTCCTCTTTGCTTTCCGTTTTCAAGATTAAAAACATGAATTCTTCCGGCAAGATCAGCAATAAAGATTAATGAATCATTTGCAACAACTGAAGAATTATTGAAACTACCGAATGCATCTGCTGTCCAGATAAGTTTTAAACTGTCTGATGAAATGAAATTATAATAAAAATTTCTTTCGCTGTTTTTTCCAAACATCGGATGAATATTTTCTACTTTTTTGCTGCTAAACTGAATCAGAGATTTAGCGCAACCTGCAATAATCAAAGCTGATATTATTAAAATTAATTTTCTCAAAAATCCCATCCGAAGAAAAACTGATAAAATAATCCCGGTTGAAATTGTCTGAAATCATTTTCTATTTTTTTACCAATATCATATCTCAAAACCAGCACACCGAATATGTTAAATCTGAAACCAACTCCTACACTTCCATAAGTTGTTTTGTATTCTTTATCCCAGGCACTTCCTGCATCAAAAAATGTTGCTGCACGAAATCCCCAGAAACCCAAATCAAGAAAAGGAAATTTAATATTCAACTGATCAATCAAAGGAAAACGAAACTCGAGAGAAGTTAACCACATTTTCTCACCACGAATTGACCATCGGGGCCAGCCGCGTAAATCCCAACTTCCACCCATAAAATATCTTCTTGCATCTTTACCTTCGTTATAAAAAATTCCAATTCGTGTTGCAAGCGCTGTTCTTAGTCCAAATCTTAAATAATATCTGTAGTCGGCAATAACACTAAAGTAATTCACATTACTGAATTTGATGTCAGTCGTATAACCAAGAAGAACGAGCCATCGCGAGCCATCAACCGGACCTGAAGTACTCCATAGAGAATTATCGTGGACTATTGAAATTGAATTGCTCAGAAGGAATGCTTTTCTTTCTGATATTCCTTCTACAATTTCTCTTTCAGTATCGGCAAGAGTTGTTGCAGCTTCAATGCGTTCAAACTTTGTGAGAGGATAGCTTAAAAGAAAAGTTCCGCCATAACTTTTTTCATAAAAGAATTCGTTCGATTCACGGATGTCATATCTTCTTCCGTTAAAATGAAAAATTCCATAACCAAAATTTACCCGCTTCGAAAGATTAATTCTTGTGATTGCAACATTAAAGCTTTTCAGAAAATCACTTTGAACTTCAGCCGTATTGTAGAGCAGAATATAATACTGATCATCTCCAAGTAAATCACTTAATGTAAGAATTGCTCCGCCTCGTGTGCCGAATACAGGATCAGTTGCAACAACACTTTGAGCATAATCCAATGCGTACTCTTTCTCATATTTTAATTTTTGGAATTCACTTTCATAATGAAGTGACGAAGCAAGCCATTTGCCTTTTGGTTTTTCGGATTCAAATGTTAGAGTGTTAAGCGAATCGGTCTGATTTAAGTTCATATTTTTTCTGTATAGATGAAACGAGAAATTCTGGAAACCTGAAAAGACAATTATCGAATCGTTTATTATTCTCGGGTCAAATGCACTCGTAAAGAAATTTGAAATCTGATAAATCTTATTTTCAAATTTTCCATCAGTAATTTTCTGCATCCAGATATTCCGAACTCCATCAATGTCACTTGTAAAAAATAATTTCGTCTTATCTTTTGAAATAACCGGATTTGAAAAATTTGCATCGGCAAGAGTTACATATCTTATTTCTTTATCATCAAGACTAACTGAAAACAGATTATACTTGCCTGAATACTCACCAGAAGTTCTGTCAGATGAAAAAA
This genomic window contains:
- a CDS encoding PEGA domain-containing protein is translated as MLTIFSILAQDCHNVLKINSDITEANIYLNDSLVSNNGKIELELQDGEYIIVADEISDRWNSKSFSDTIEISGCEQKIINYFFKSETLLESIPEDAYVFSNDSLIGFTPIKVPGTFQELRISKPGFIEKKIFLDGSPVQKVNLDFNGVTKSEPFVNTTMFKILTGSAIVLGAVTAYFKLKADDKFDEYRFSGDKKFLDETNRFDTISGISLALFQINFGYIIYRFLAE
- a CDS encoding PQQ-binding-like beta-propeller repeat protein — encoded protein: MRKLILIISALIIAGCAKSLIQFSSKKVENIHPMFGKNSERNFYYNFISSDSLKLIWTADAFGSFNNSSVVANDSLIFIADLAGRIHVFNLENGKQRGVLKTKGAIFSTPLLYRLRIYYPLVKDGKKLTEFIVYDYFAGKDLYIIEIEDLITNQMLSDDEAIYLFAEDGTIYKYDYEAKLLWSIETNQNNHFVPAMKKDKIFFGNDAGEFIVVDSKQGGIIHREKITSGFFSGASIDNNLCYLGDDEGNLYAIDIDTYNIKFKIKTDGRILMNPAVDEKNIYFGNMKRMFYCIDKNDGKIVWSKKMKGYFNSTPVVTKYHLFVPNLFKSLLIVDKSNGELLKEVELDNRAKLSPVIINNKIIIGYDEGVIAAYEFIN